The nucleotide sequence GAAGTTACCTCTGCTTCACTGACCCCATCTTTCAGATTGGCATAACAGGTAGAGAGAATCCCGCGGTGCATGGGAACCAAGTGAGGAGTGAACTGCACTATAAGCTCACTACCGCTCAGCTCGCTCAACTCCTGTTCAATTTCCGGGGTATGGCGGTGATTCGTCACCCCGTATGCCTTGTATGACTCGTTGACCTCACAAAAGAGTGAGCCCAGCTTCTCAGAGCGACCGGCACCACTGACGCCACTGGCGCTGTCTATGATCAGGGAAGCTGGATCTACCAGGTTTTCACCTACCAAGGGAGCCAAGGTGAGAATACTGCAGGTGGTATAGCAACCAGGGTTGGCAATCAGGTTTGCTGTTTCAATGTGCTCACGATGCAGTTCACACAGCCCATAGACAGCCTCACTGAGCAAATGCTTGCTCCCGTGGCTTGTCTTGTACCAAGCTTCATAGACACTGCTGTCACTGAGTCGATAATCGGCACCAAGATCGATAATAATACAGCGCTCCAGAATCTCCCGGGTTACCTTATGGCTCGCCATCCCGTGGGGAAGGGCAAGGAACAACACAGAACACCGCTTGCTCGCTTCCTCAATATCTTCCTCTTCCAGCACCAAATCACACCCTCCCTCAAGAGAGGGATATATCTCACTGAAACGCTTTCCGCTGTAGGAGTGTGAGGCAAGGTAGGTAATCTCCACAGACGGATGATTCACTAAAAGGGTAACTAATTGTGACCCTGCATAGCCTG is from uncultured Sphaerochaeta sp. and encodes:
- the argC gene encoding N-acetyl-gamma-glutamyl-phosphate reductase, which encodes MLQVGVIGATGYAGSQLVTLLVNHPSVEITYLASHSYSGKRFSEIYPSLEGGCDLVLEEEDIEEASKRCSVLFLALPHGMASHKVTREILERCIIIDLGADYRLSDSSVYEAWYKTSHGSKHLLSEAVYGLCELHREHIETANLIANPGCYTTCSILTLAPLVGENLVDPASLIIDSASGVSGAGRSEKLGSLFCEVNESYKAYGVTNHRHTPEIEQELSELSGSELIVQFTPHLVPMHRGILSTCYANLKDGVSEAEVTSAYQKWYADERFVRLMGSSLPETRFVKNTNMCAIGWKVDERTKRVIAVGAIDNLVKGAAGQAVQNMNIRCNLGEETGLASTVASPL